In Nitrosomonas ureae, the sequence TTCTGCGTCTCCCATGAGCATGAGCAGCTTGGCAAATAGCCTATCTTTCACACCCAAGCGTGCACTATCATAAAAAGCACGATCCAGAGTCAGCGCAATTCCCATGATAAAAACCAGCAGAACCAAGGTTGCGCTGAATAGAATGCGCCGGTTTAATGACATCATGACAATTTATTGCATTCCAAGGTAAAGCGATAACCGCGACCACGCATGGTTTCGATTGGATTCAGAGTGCCTTCGGGGTCGAGTTTGCGGCGCAACCGGCCGATCATGACTTCAAGCACATTGCTGTCCCTATCTTCGTCGTGCGGGTAGAGATAGTCGGATAAGGTGTGCTTGGAGAGAACTTCGCCGTGATGACGTACCAATTCTTCCAGCAGGCGATACTCAAACGAAGTAAGCTCGATTTCTTGACCGTTAATGGCAACGGATTGAGCAGTGACATCCAACGTAATGGGGCCGCATTTTAAAAATGTCTGTGGTATACCGGTCGCGCGACGCAGCAGTGCTTTCACTCGGGCCAGCAATTCTTCCATTTGAAATGGCTTAGTCAGGTAATCATCCGCACCCATTTCCAGGCCTTGTACCTTGTCTTGCCAGCTGCTGCGGGC encodes:
- a CDS encoding response regulator transcription factor, encoding MRILVIEDEFKLQNQIRQQLETAGYMIDTCSDGDEGLFLASEYPLDAAIIDIGLPGKSGLEIIKVLRERGNLLPILILTARSSWQDKVQGLEMGADDYLTKPFQMEELLARVKALLRRATGIPQTFLKCGPITLDVTAQSVAINGQEIELTSFEYRLLEELVRHHGEVLSKHTLSDYLYPHDEDRDSNVLEVMIGRLRRKLDPEGTLNPIETMRGRGYRFTLECNKLS